A stretch of DNA from Candidatus Desulfatibia profunda:
TTGTCATCCCCGCTTCCAATTTTTTAATGCTTACAGGATAATTTGCCGACGGGGGGTAAATTCCGGCAATTTGATCCGCCCCATTTTTAGACACTAATTGATAACTTTTTCAAACTTGACGAACTCGTAAAAACTATATTTTCTCGCAAAGACGCCAAGGACGCCAAGATAATATCATTTAATATTAATAAGTTAACTTTGCGGCTTTGCGTGAGATTTTGACTTATTACGAAACATCTTCAATCATCTCAATCGGCGTTATCTGTTCTTCAGCCGGTGAGGCGGCGTAATCAAGGCAGGCATAAATATCTTTAATTTGTAGTGATGAATAATCCTCAAGCAGTTCTTCGATCGTATCTCCATTTGCCAACATACGGACGATCTGATGAACAGGAATTCTTGTTCCCTTAATGCAGGCTTGCCCATGGCATATGTTTGGATCAATTGAAATACGTTCATGCATAATAAAACTCCACTCGTTTGGCTTCGTGGCTATAATTTTTTCGTTAAAGACTTGCTTAAAAATATTATCGCAGTGCTATGAATTCTGCAATGAATATTTAATTATAGCAAACCATCCTTATTTATTAATTCTGCTGAAAAATTTTCGTGAAATATCCAGGTTAAAGTCTTTACAGTATCTGCCGATATAATAAAAAGATAATGTTGTGCTCTTGAACTGTCCGGAATTCAATTTTACCCCAAGCTGAGCGTTTTAAATTTTAGAGCGGAACGACATTTTCCTTGTATCTGCGGCAAACTTGGAAATCGCTCAATTTGGGTCTACCTGAAAGGAAAAACAACAGGTGTATCCACTTTTGATTCTAACAGGCCTTTTCACAGGATTGAGTGTTGCTGTCTATTTTACGATTAAAATGTTTCCAATTGGTCTCAATATTAGCTACCGTATCGATAAAGTCCAAGCGAACCATGATGCATTGAATTGCAGCGAATAGGTTAAAACGGATGGGTTTTGGGGAGGAGAAGTTTCGCTATAAAAGTAATGGAAGCATCAACTATATGACAGGTTTTTCCTTCTCTCGATTTCTTTTCGCCTTTCAAGGCCGCTATATGGAGTGTCATTCAGTTGCCTGCGGTCTTTAGCCGAGCGCCTGTCCGTTGTATAGTTTTGGAGAAAATAATACAGTTGAAACAATTGGATGGGGTTCAATCCCTCAAATTTAACGCCGCGTTGCCTGATATTTTTAGCACCCAAAGCGAACGCTTCTTCTATTTGAAAATCGGAAATGGTTTTGACGTGCAGCTTTTCAATATAAAAGCTGTTATCCGTTCTGAATATATCTACTTCGAAAGACTCGCTTAATTGTTGTTCCGTATTCGAGTACTGAACCGCCAGTCCGTCTTTGCTCATATTCATAATTTCGCCCATCACGGCCGGCTTATATTTGAGTACGGCATAGGTACCGTCTTTGACCTGAAAGCGCCTGTGTTTTCGTTGTTCAATCATCTTTTTCGTGGTTGTCATGACCATCTCCTGTACATCGGTATGATCCATTCCGCTAATGAAGCGGGTTGAATTAATAATTCCCCAACCGCTGAAATAATTCTCCCCCGGAAGCTCTAATTATGCACAATCCGTCTGAATTCCACAAGAACTATTTTTATGAATTTTAGTACATAACACCGGTTAAAATTGATTTGCCAAAAGACTATATGAAGTTAAAAGTGTGGATTGTGCGAATACATTACTTGCGGCGGACAAAAATAAAATCTCCGCCTTCATGACCGGCCTTATGAATATCGGCATATTCCGGGGTCTGATCAGAATTCAGCATGACCGGGCGGCGGATTCTGGTGAACATCTGGGTGCCGTCGATAACACCGTCGTTTTCTCGAAGAACCTCCAAAAACGCGGAGGTAAAAACCGAATGTTGGCCCTTGCCGCCGCTGTCGGCCACCGGTTCCAAACCTCCGGAAGCCATGACGACCCGCGCCCTTTTTTGGGCAATTTTGGCCAGATAATCTTGAGACTCCCGCTGGATTTTAATGCCCCGGACAAGTTTCCCGGAATAGCAACTGTCTGCCACGACAAGGGCGTGTTTGGCCTTTATGGCCCTCAGCAAGGTGGTGATTGAGGCGTTGGAAATCCAGTTCACTTCATTCTCAGTGGTAGCATCGACAGGCAGCCAGTAACCCTCATTGGCATCCTGGTCCAGCCAGCCGTGCCCGGCATAATATATCAGCAGGTTGTCCATAGGGGTCAACTTCCGGCGCAACCGGGACAACTCCGACATAACCGTTGAACGGGTTGCGTTCAGGAGCAACTTGACATGGAAGTCGTAATTCTGCTCCAGGATTCTCGCTACCGCCTTTGCATCGTTTTCAGCCGTCTGAAGTTGTGGGAGGTGATCATAACGGTTGTTGCCGATAACGAGGGCGTGGTAAGTGCCAAAGCCGGCAAGGTGAGCTTCTGCTTTTTTGTGTTCCAATTCCGCCTGTTTGCGGGCTTCTTCCTGCATGCGGGCTTCGGTTTTCTTAAGTTCCAACTCCGCCTGTATGCGGGCCTCTTCCTCTATCCGGGCTTTGGCCTTTTGAAGTTCCAATTCCACCCGTTTACGGGCTTCTTCTTCCATCTGGACATGGGCTTTTTGCTGGTCCAATTCCGCCTGTAACTGGGCCATCCGGAGCTGGGCTTTCTGGCGCTCCAGTTCCGCTTCGGCCTGTTTTTTCAAGAGTTCTTCTTTCTGGCGTTCCAATTGAGCCCGAATTTGCTCCAGTTCGGCTGTATCGGGCTGGTCTTGCCGGGGCGACGGTTTCGCGGCCGCAAGCTCTTTTGGGGGCTGTTTTTCCTGGCGCACAGGCTCCGGAGCCGTAGCAGGGGCCGGAGATTCCTGTGTGTTTGCCTGCTTTTGTTGGGGTTGTTCTTTCGGTTGTTCCAATTCCCGGGCCGGAGGTTGGGCTTGCGGAGGGGCGGTCTTTTCCTGGGCGAGCGCCAGGGAAGCATCGAGCCAATTCTCTCCCTTGGCCATCTTTGCCGGAAACTGAAGGACGACGTACCCCGAGCCTTTGCCGATACCCGTTCCGGCTGATCCCCAACTGTAGTAGCCTCCCAATTGGCCCTGATCCA
This window harbors:
- a CDS encoding caspase family protein codes for the protein MVQAMTGRHFPYIFQLLKRFFRSGYNHGWIPVLAVCTALALSACAGAPRLDEVKSVRMCAAGKCGWGGQDYTADEMLNGIFQLFKRTEDNSYNLCDADPESKKCKDDDISMFVQGGPIPGIGSLNRAEVLDVQMNPKQYTITSLVSNHQKFIGIPMATTDHNSTINVYSPQKIVLVEDDHYANWMAVGNVVMSFNMAIDYVNLDQGQLGGYYSWGSAGTGIGKGSGYVVLQFPAKMAKGENWLDASLALAQEKTAPPQAQPPARELEQPKEQPQQKQANTQESPAPATAPEPVRQEKQPPKELAAAKPSPRQDQPDTAELEQIRAQLERQKEELLKKQAEAELERQKAQLRMAQLQAELDQQKAHVQMEEEARKRVELELQKAKARIEEEARIQAELELKKTEARMQEEARKQAELEHKKAEAHLAGFGTYHALVIGNNRYDHLPQLQTAENDAKAVARILEQNYDFHVKLLLNATRSTVMSELSRLRRKLTPMDNLLIYYAGHGWLDQDANEGYWLPVDATTENEVNWISNASITTLLRAIKAKHALVVADSCYSGKLVRGIKIQRESQDYLAKIAQKRARVVMASGGLEPVADSGGKGQHSVFTSAFLEVLRENDGVIDGTQMFTRIRRPVMLNSDQTPEYADIHKAGHEGGDFIFVRRK
- a CDS encoding DUF433 domain-containing protein, with protein sequence MHERISIDPNICHGQACIKGTRIPVHQIVRMLANGDTIEELLEDYSSLQIKDIYACLDYAASPAEEQITPIEMIEDVS